The proteins below are encoded in one region of Berryella intestinalis:
- the rpsD gene encoding 30S ribosomal protein S4: MAIDRTPVLKRCRQLGIEPSVLGYTTKESKREPKRRRKESEYGQQLREKQKAKFIYGVLEKQFRSYFKRAKAMEGVTGENLLTILESRLDNVVFRLGFARTRKEARQAVTHAHFTVNGRSVDIPSYRVRPGDVIAVAPKAKELLVIKSALVSNERVAVPAWLEVDIEKLQGSVSSLPTRDQIDLDINEQLIVELYSK; this comes from the coding sequence ATGGCAATTGACAGGACTCCGGTTCTGAAGCGCTGCAGGCAGCTGGGCATCGAGCCCTCCGTCCTCGGCTATACCACTAAAGAATCCAAGCGCGAGCCCAAGCGCCGCCGCAAGGAGAGCGAGTACGGCCAGCAGCTTCGCGAGAAGCAGAAGGCCAAGTTCATCTACGGCGTTCTGGAGAAGCAGTTCCGCAGCTACTTCAAGCGCGCCAAGGCTATGGAGGGCGTCACCGGCGAGAACCTCCTCACCATCCTCGAGTCCCGCCTCGACAACGTGGTGTTCCGCCTCGGCTTCGCCCGTACTCGCAAGGAAGCCCGCCAGGCGGTCACCCACGCTCACTTCACCGTGAACGGCCGCAGCGTCGACATCCCGTCGTACCGCGTCCGCCCCGGCGACGTGATCGCGGTCGCTCCCAAGGCCAAGGAGCTTTTGGTTATCAAGAGCGCCCTGGTCAGCAACGAGCGCGTTGCCGTTCCCGCATGGCTCGAGGTCGATATCGAGAAGCTTCAGGGCAGCGTTTCGTCGCTTCCCACGCGTGATCAGATTGATCTGGACATCAACGAACAGCTCATCGTCGAACTCTACTCGAAGTAA
- the rpsK gene encoding 30S ribosomal protein S11 yields MAQKKNATAHIKRSERKNIAVGAAHIKSTFNNTIVSITDPQGNVISWQSAGTVGFKGSRKSTPFAAQMAAEAAAKTAMEHGLHKVAVFVKGPGSGRETAVRSLQAAGLEVSSIQDCTPIPHNGCRPRKRRRV; encoded by the coding sequence ATGGCTCAGAAGAAGAATGCAACTGCGCACATCAAGCGCTCCGAGCGTAAGAACATTGCCGTTGGCGCTGCGCATATCAAGTCCACGTTCAACAACACGATCGTGAGCATCACCGATCCCCAGGGCAACGTGATCTCGTGGCAGTCCGCCGGCACCGTCGGCTTCAAGGGCTCCCGCAAGTCCACTCCGTTCGCGGCTCAGATGGCTGCCGAGGCTGCCGCCAAGACCGCTATGGAGCACGGCCTGCATAAGGTGGCCGTTTTCGTGAAGGGCCCCGGTTCGGGCCGCGAAACCGCCGTCCGCTCCCTGCAGGCAGCTGGCCTCGAGGTTTCCAGCATTCAGGATTGCACGCCCATCCCGCACAACGGTTGCCGTCCGCGCAAGCGTCGTCGCGTGTAG
- the infA gene encoding translation initiation factor IF-1 encodes MTKQDVIELEGTVQEALPNAMFRVELENGHTILAHISGKMRMHYIKILPGDKVTVELSVYDLNRGRITYRFK; translated from the coding sequence TTGACCAAACAAGATGTCATCGAGCTCGAAGGAACCGTGCAAGAAGCATTGCCCAACGCAATGTTTCGCGTCGAACTCGAGAACGGCCACACCATCTTGGCCCATATCTCCGGAAAGATGCGCATGCACTACATCAAGATCCTTCCCGGGGACAAGGTGACGGTGGAGCTTTCCGTGTACGACCTCAACCGAGGGCGCATCACGTACCGCTTCAAGTAG
- a CDS encoding CPBP family intramembrane glutamic endopeptidase, whose translation MKKMVNISFLIMSVCLAESTLVFFGMQNGLCPSFDGLTLSSLFQRAAFDLLAGLVVAIPALLLIRRNPKQSFMLNANRELVVSIAIYGLISLVLAAKLGAGIAQLYKPVYLFFFVALPEELLFRGLLFPRMKAALDASRMEFPVAMAGLLSGAIWGLCHSVSKILIGAPPIIAIASSIAGYAIAGCILCFLTEKRGDLNLAVTAHAILDSL comes from the coding sequence ATGAAGAAAATGGTGAACATATCTTTCCTGATCATGTCCGTTTGCTTAGCGGAAAGCACGTTGGTCTTCTTCGGTATGCAAAACGGGTTATGCCCCTCCTTTGACGGACTGACCTTAAGCTCGCTGTTTCAAAGAGCGGCATTCGATCTTCTCGCTGGCCTTGTTGTTGCGATACCTGCTTTGCTTTTGATCCGCAGGAACCCTAAGCAAAGTTTCATGCTGAACGCGAACAGGGAACTCGTCGTTTCGATCGCTATCTACGGTCTGATCAGCCTTGTGTTAGCTGCGAAATTGGGCGCAGGCATCGCGCAGCTGTACAAACCTGTCTACCTGTTCTTTTTCGTTGCATTGCCGGAAGAGCTTTTATTCAGGGGTTTGCTGTTCCCAAGAATGAAAGCGGCCCTCGACGCTTCCCGTATGGAGTTTCCCGTTGCGATGGCCGGACTTCTTTCCGGAGCCATATGGGGCCTCTGTCACTCCGTTAGCAAAATCCTGATCGGAGCACCACCAATCATCGCAATCGCATCGTCGATCGCAGGATATGCCATTGCGGGATGCATCCTCTGTTTCCTCACGGAGAAGAGAGGGGACCTGAACCTGGCCGTAACTGCCCACGCCATCTTGGACTCCTTGTAA
- a CDS encoding MogA/MoaB family molybdenum cofactor biosynthesis protein, whose translation MSVEKPTFCIVTCSDTRGMKQDTAGAALEALIAEQGWECIDHVVVRDERDLISAAIVRGADELKADVVLTCGGSGLSPRDVTPEATMDVCERNVPGIAEAMRAHSLSITPFAMLSRALCMQRGRTLVLNLPGSEKAARENWAGVVKALPHAVSMMAGGGH comes from the coding sequence ATGTCCGTTGAAAAACCGACGTTTTGCATCGTCACCTGCTCTGACACGCGCGGGATGAAGCAGGATACGGCGGGTGCGGCCCTCGAGGCGCTCATCGCCGAGCAGGGTTGGGAGTGCATCGACCATGTGGTGGTCAGAGACGAACGCGACCTGATCTCGGCCGCCATCGTGCGCGGTGCCGACGAGCTGAAGGCCGATGTCGTGCTCACCTGCGGCGGCAGCGGATTGTCCCCGCGCGACGTCACGCCCGAGGCGACCATGGACGTCTGCGAGCGCAACGTCCCCGGCATCGCCGAGGCCATGCGCGCCCACAGCCTGTCCATCACGCCGTTCGCGATGCTTTCCCGCGCCCTGTGCATGCAGCGGGGCCGCACGCTGGTGCTGAACCTTCCCGGCAGCGAAAAGGCGGCGCGCGAGAACTGGGCCGGCGTGGTGAAGGCGCTTCCGCATGCCGTGTCCATGATGGCGGGAGGCGGTCACTGA
- a CDS encoding DNA-directed RNA polymerase subunit alpha, translating to MTEFMRPTVTTEEVSDTLARFIVEPLERGYGNTLGNSLRRVLLSSLDGARATAIQIEGVQHEFTTAEGVIEDITDIVLNVKGLVFQALNSDIEQAIAHVSVEGPCVVTGADLEVPTEFTLINPEHVIATVADGGQLEMSVRIGVGRGYVSAERNKRTEDPIGIIHVDSLFSPVRRCTMNVVNTRVGQRTDYDKLVLEVETDGSSTPVEAVLRAVNIINQYMGAFMVLSGDEEEEEMEIPSIFTPEGQETNVELDKQIEDLDLSVRSYNCLKRAGIHSVRQLVEFSENDLLNIRNFGAKSIEEVKDKLISMGLNLKL from the coding sequence ATGACAGAGTTCATGAGGCCTACAGTTACAACGGAAGAAGTGAGCGACACCCTCGCTCGTTTCATTGTCGAGCCGCTCGAGCGCGGCTACGGCAACACTCTGGGCAACTCGCTGCGTCGCGTTCTGCTTTCGTCTTTGGACGGCGCGCGTGCGACGGCGATCCAGATCGAGGGCGTGCAGCATGAGTTCACCACCGCCGAAGGCGTCATCGAAGACATCACCGATATCGTTCTGAACGTGAAGGGCCTGGTCTTCCAGGCTCTCAACTCCGACATCGAGCAGGCCATCGCCCATGTGTCCGTCGAGGGCCCCTGCGTCGTGACCGGAGCCGACCTCGAAGTTCCCACCGAGTTCACGCTGATCAACCCCGAGCACGTCATCGCGACGGTCGCCGATGGCGGCCAGCTCGAGATGAGCGTCCGCATCGGCGTGGGCCGCGGCTACGTTTCGGCCGAGCGCAACAAGCGCACCGAGGACCCCATCGGCATCATCCATGTCGACTCGCTGTTCTCGCCGGTGCGCCGCTGCACCATGAACGTGGTCAACACCCGCGTCGGCCAGCGCACCGACTACGACAAGCTGGTCCTCGAGGTCGAAACCGACGGATCTTCCACCCCCGTCGAGGCGGTCCTGCGCGCGGTGAACATCATCAACCAGTACATGGGCGCCTTCATGGTCCTTTCCGGAGACGAAGAGGAAGAGGAGATGGAGATCCCCTCGATCTTCACCCCCGAGGGCCAGGAGACCAACGTCGAGCTCGACAAGCAGATCGAGGATCTGGACCTTTCCGTCCGCTCCTACAACTGCCTGAAGCGCGCCGGCATCCATTCCGTGCGCCAGCTGGTCGAGTTCTCCGAGAACGACCTGCTGAACATCAGGAACTTCGGCGCCAAGTCCATTGAGGAAGTGAAGGACAAGCTCATCTCCATGGGCTTGAACTTGAAGCTATAG
- the rpmJ gene encoding 50S ribosomal protein L36, translating into MKVRPSVKKMCDKCKIVRRHGKIFVICENPRHKQRQG; encoded by the coding sequence ATGAAGGTACGCCCTTCGGTCAAGAAGATGTGCGATAAGTGCAAAATCGTGCGTCGCCACGGCAAGATCTTTGTGATCTGCGAAAACCCGCGTCATAAACAGCGTCAAGGCTAG
- a CDS encoding 4Fe-4S dicluster domain-containing protein — translation MSNAEMHTVNVDEFLALDKYEVDEENAHIELAKDPDIDEFMKLVRVCPAALYRVDEGGALSFDYAGCLECGTCRIACGDTIVVKWENPQPTMGVEYRFG, via the coding sequence ATGAGCAACGCCGAGATGCATACCGTCAACGTCGACGAGTTCCTCGCATTGGACAAATACGAGGTCGATGAGGAGAACGCCCACATCGAGCTTGCGAAGGACCCCGATATCGACGAGTTCATGAAGCTGGTGCGCGTGTGCCCGGCGGCCCTGTACCGTGTAGACGAGGGAGGGGCGCTGTCGTTCGATTACGCCGGGTGCCTGGAGTGCGGGACCTGCCGTATCGCATGCGGGGACACGATCGTCGTCAAATGGGAGAACCCGCAGCCCACGATGGGCGTCGAGTACCGCTTCGGATAG
- the alr gene encoding alanine racemase yields MYSSDLPNGFTGMPRKKSGGTLFSDASPSPENGARPSEGDGGALAQPSRGRLTLDVEQADAIEESLRRWSWVNIDLSAVRHNVREARKLIPRSTRLLAVVKADAYGHGAVKVAEAALSAGADHLGVATVSEGIELRRAQIGAPILILSQPPASAIPLLLAYNIMPSVYESEFAVQYGEMADAHGMEAPFHLAVNSGMNRIGVRYDEVVPFMMQIGFHRALKLAGVFTHFATADAPEPFEFDVQAHRFEESIAALRQMGVDPGIVHAANSAATVRYPGVHYDMVRWGICMYGFHPCPETRLRVALKPVMSVHARITDARLVPMSEGVSYGFNYRSPGSVKICTLPIGYADGLVRGLSGRIDFLLKGRRFRQVGNICMDQCMFEADMRSFATRTRIDPQVGDEVVIVGEQGDEAVTIDDMAAKLNTISYEVAIGFSHRMPRYYLG; encoded by the coding sequence ATGTATTCGTCCGATCTGCCCAACGGGTTCACGGGGATGCCCCGGAAGAAGAGCGGCGGGACGCTGTTTTCGGACGCGTCGCCGTCCCCCGAAAACGGAGCCCGACCCTCCGAGGGCGACGGGGGCGCCCTCGCGCAACCTTCCCGCGGACGCCTGACGCTCGACGTCGAGCAGGCCGATGCGATAGAAGAGTCGCTGCGCCGCTGGTCGTGGGTGAATATCGATCTGAGTGCTGTGCGCCACAACGTGCGCGAGGCGCGCAAGCTCATTCCCCGCTCGACCCGCCTGCTGGCCGTGGTCAAGGCCGATGCCTACGGGCACGGCGCCGTGAAGGTTGCGGAAGCGGCGCTTTCCGCCGGGGCCGATCATCTGGGCGTGGCGACCGTGTCTGAGGGAATAGAGCTGCGCCGCGCGCAGATCGGCGCTCCGATCCTCATCCTGTCGCAGCCGCCCGCAAGCGCTATCCCCTTGCTTTTGGCCTACAACATCATGCCCTCGGTGTACGAGTCCGAGTTCGCCGTCCAGTACGGCGAGATGGCCGACGCGCACGGCATGGAGGCCCCGTTCCATCTGGCGGTGAACAGCGGGATGAACCGCATCGGCGTCCGCTACGACGAGGTGGTTCCCTTCATGATGCAGATCGGGTTCCATCGGGCCCTGAAGCTTGCGGGCGTGTTCACCCATTTCGCCACCGCCGATGCCCCCGAGCCGTTCGAGTTCGACGTCCAGGCGCATCGGTTCGAGGAATCGATCGCGGCCCTGCGCCAGATGGGGGTCGATCCGGGTATCGTCCATGCGGCGAATTCGGCGGCCACGGTTCGCTATCCGGGCGTCCACTACGACATGGTGCGCTGGGGGATCTGCATGTACGGGTTCCACCCGTGTCCCGAAACGCGCCTGAGGGTCGCGCTGAAACCGGTGATGAGCGTGCACGCGCGCATCACCGACGCGCGCCTGGTCCCCATGAGCGAGGGCGTGAGCTACGGGTTCAACTACCGCTCTCCCGGCAGCGTGAAGATCTGCACGCTGCCCATCGGATACGCCGACGGCCTGGTGCGCGGGCTTTCGGGCAGGATCGACTTCCTGTTGAAGGGAAGGCGCTTCCGCCAGGTGGGAAACATCTGCATGGACCAGTGCATGTTCGAGGCTGACATGCGCTCGTTCGCCACGCGCACGCGCATCGACCCGCAGGTGGGCGACGAGGTCGTCATCGTCGGGGAGCAGGGGGACGAAGCGGTCACCATCGATGATATGGCTGCTAAGCTGAATACGATATCGTACGAGGTGGCGATCGGGTTTTCCCATCGCATGCCGCGTTACTACCTCGGTTAG
- a CDS encoding CbiQ family ECF transporter T component → MPVCHTGTMPFRFKTYYPGKSPVHRCDPRVKIALLAALSVCAFLVGTIAGMGVLALSVSCCALASRIPPKALVAPLVPVGVLGAFALWFSAVNGAGAEAGTVVALRMLVLVEASMVVALSTASSQIMGAIAQMMAPLRSARVPVDDIVVTLTLALAFIPAIAAEISRVRCAHASRGAEAATGLRATLARWGSVFSSVFVGLFDHADSLARAMDARAYGAAGERTSLNALKARPCDAAALFLGLVAMAVVGFYSLRG, encoded by the coding sequence ATGCCCGTATGTCATACTGGGACGATGCCCTTTCGGTTCAAAACATACTATCCGGGGAAATCCCCCGTTCATCGCTGCGACCCGCGCGTCAAGATCGCGTTGCTCGCAGCTTTGTCGGTGTGCGCTTTCCTCGTCGGGACGATCGCGGGGATGGGCGTGCTCGCGCTTTCGGTGTCATGCTGCGCCCTTGCGTCGCGCATTCCCCCGAAGGCGCTCGTCGCGCCGCTTGTCCCCGTAGGCGTCCTCGGAGCTTTCGCGCTGTGGTTCTCGGCTGTGAACGGGGCGGGGGCAGAAGCGGGGACGGTTGTCGCCCTGCGCATGCTGGTGCTGGTCGAAGCCAGCATGGTGGTGGCGCTCAGCACCGCGTCGAGCCAGATCATGGGTGCGATAGCGCAGATGATGGCCCCTTTGCGAAGCGCGAGGGTCCCCGTGGACGATATCGTTGTGACGCTGACGCTGGCCCTGGCGTTCATTCCCGCCATCGCCGCCGAGATATCTCGGGTTCGCTGCGCCCATGCATCGCGCGGCGCCGAGGCCGCAACGGGTCTGAGGGCGACTCTCGCACGTTGGGGAAGCGTGTTCTCCTCTGTGTTCGTCGGGCTGTTCGACCATGCCGATTCCCTGGCTCGGGCGATGGACGCGCGCGCTTACGGGGCGGCGGGCGAAAGGACGTCGCTCAATGCCTTGAAGGCGCGCCCCTGTGATGCGGCGGCGCTTTTCCTAGGCCTGGTGGCGATGGCTGTCGTGGGGTTCTACTCTCTTAGGGGATAG
- the rpsM gene encoding 30S ribosomal protein S13 codes for MARLVGVDLPREKRVEIGLTYIYGIGLTTSKKILAETGVNPDTRCNDLTEDDLSKLRDYIQGNLTVEGDLHREVSQNIKRLMEIGCYRGLRHRRGLPVRGQRTHTNARTRKGPRKQIGGKKK; via the coding sequence ATGGCTCGTCTTGTTGGTGTCGACCTCCCGCGCGAAAAGCGCGTCGAGATCGGTCTGACCTACATCTACGGCATCGGTCTGACGACTTCCAAGAAGATTCTTGCGGAAACCGGTGTCAACCCCGACACCCGCTGCAATGACCTGACGGAAGACGATCTGTCCAAGCTCCGCGACTACATCCAGGGCAACCTCACGGTCGAGGGCGACCTGCATCGCGAGGTTTCCCAGAACATCAAGCGCCTCATGGAGATCGGTTGCTACCGAGGCCTGCGCCATCGTCGTGGCCTGCCCGTTCGCGGTCAGCGCACCCACACGAACGCTCGTACGCGCAAGGGTCCTCGCAAGCAAATCGGCGGCAAGAAGAAGTAG
- the eno gene encoding phosphopyruvate hydratase, whose protein sequence is MSIIIDVYGREVLDSRGNPTVEVEVTLDDGSFGRAMVPSGASTGAFEAVELRDGDKGRYLGKGVLTAVNNVNTDIAGELIGFEATDQRAIDEALLELDGTDNKGRLGANAILGVSLATARAAAESSALPLYKYVGGVNAYELPTPMMNILNGGVHADNNVDFQEFMIMPVGASTFAEGLRWCAEIYHTLKKVLHDAGLGGGVGDEGGFAPNFTTNEEPLQYIVRACEAAGYQPGSDILFAMDPASTEFYDADKQRYVLAGEGRELTSDEMVDYWAALVEKYPIVSIEDGMAEEDWDGWKKLTDRIGGKVQLVGDDLFVTNSERLAKGIELGCANAILIKVNQIGSLTETLDAIQMAKQAGYACVMSHRSGETEDTTIADLSVALNTGQIKTGAPCRSDRVAKYNQLIRIEEELDTQARYAGRLAFYNIECE, encoded by the coding sequence ATGAGCATCATTATCGATGTGTACGGACGCGAGGTTCTCGATTCACGCGGCAACCCCACCGTCGAGGTCGAGGTCACTCTCGACGACGGCTCGTTCGGCCGCGCCATGGTTCCCTCCGGGGCCTCCACCGGCGCGTTCGAGGCCGTGGAGCTGCGCGACGGTGACAAGGGCCGCTATCTGGGCAAGGGAGTGCTCACGGCAGTGAACAACGTGAACACCGACATCGCAGGCGAGCTCATCGGCTTCGAGGCGACCGACCAGCGCGCCATCGACGAAGCCCTCCTCGAACTGGACGGCACCGACAACAAGGGCCGTCTGGGAGCCAACGCCATCTTGGGCGTGTCCCTCGCAACCGCGCGCGCCGCGGCCGAGTCGTCCGCCCTGCCCCTGTACAAGTACGTGGGCGGCGTGAACGCCTACGAGCTGCCCACGCCCATGATGAACATCCTCAACGGCGGCGTGCACGCCGACAACAACGTGGACTTCCAGGAGTTCATGATCATGCCCGTGGGGGCCTCCACGTTCGCCGAGGGCCTGCGCTGGTGCGCCGAGATCTACCACACGCTGAAGAAGGTCCTGCACGATGCCGGCCTCGGCGGAGGCGTTGGCGACGAGGGCGGCTTCGCCCCGAACTTCACCACCAACGAAGAGCCGCTCCAGTACATCGTGCGCGCCTGCGAAGCCGCCGGCTACCAGCCCGGCTCCGATATCCTGTTCGCGATGGACCCCGCGTCCACCGAGTTCTACGACGCCGACAAGCAGCGCTACGTGCTGGCGGGCGAGGGCCGCGAGCTCACCAGCGACGAGATGGTCGACTACTGGGCTGCGCTCGTCGAGAAGTACCCCATCGTGTCCATCGAGGACGGCATGGCCGAGGAGGACTGGGACGGCTGGAAGAAGCTCACCGACCGCATCGGCGGCAAGGTCCAGCTGGTGGGAGACGACCTGTTCGTCACCAACTCCGAGCGCCTTGCCAAGGGCATCGAGCTGGGCTGCGCGAACGCGATCCTCATCAAGGTGAACCAGATCGGCAGCCTCACCGAGACCCTCGACGCCATCCAGATGGCCAAGCAGGCCGGATACGCCTGCGTCATGAGCCATCGCTCCGGCGAGACCGAAGACACCACGATCGCCGACCTGTCCGTGGCTCTCAACACCGGCCAGATCAAGACGGGCGCCCCGTGCCGAAGCGACCGCGTGGCGAAGTACAACCAGCTCATCCGCATCGAAGAAGAGCTCGACACCCAAGCTCGATATGCAGGCCGTCTGGCGTTTTACAACATCGAGTGCGAGTAG
- the rplQ gene encoding 50S ribosomal protein L17, whose translation MRHNYKGRKLGTDTSHTRAMKRSLVSALLANDRIKTIESRAKEIRPDVDRIITWAKKGDLHSRRLAIAKLGGDKELVREIFEKVEQGLFADRNGGYTRIMKLGYRKGDNAPMVVMELCTEPVKKKAAKAAPKKVAPKKVEATEEKPAEAEVVETEAAEAATEAPVEAKAEEAKAEETKAE comes from the coding sequence ATGAGACACAACTACAAGGGCCGCAAGCTCGGTACCGACACGAGCCATACGCGTGCGATGAAGCGCAGCCTCGTCAGCGCTCTTCTGGCCAACGACCGCATCAAGACCATCGAGTCGCGCGCCAAGGAGATCCGCCCCGACGTCGATCGCATCATCACCTGGGCGAAGAAGGGCGACCTTCATTCCCGCCGCCTCGCCATCGCCAAGCTCGGCGGTGACAAGGAACTGGTGCGCGAGATCTTCGAGAAGGTCGAGCAGGGCCTGTTCGCCGACCGCAACGGCGGCTACACCCGCATCATGAAGCTGGGCTACCGCAAGGGCGACAACGCCCCCATGGTGGTCATGGAGCTGTGCACCGAGCCGGTGAAGAAGAAGGCCGCCAAGGCCGCTCCGAAGAAGGTTGCCCCCAAGAAGGTCGAGGCGACCGAGGAGAAGCCCGCCGAGGCCGAGGTCGTCGAGACCGAAGCCGCCGAGGCTGCAACCGAGGCTCCGGTCGAGGCCAAGGCCGAAGAGGCCAAAGCCGAGGAGACGAAGGCCGAGTAG
- the glp gene encoding gephyrin-like molybdotransferase Glp: MPEMISLEEARQLVLSKVRPLPIESVPLHDAVGRPAAANLASDIDISPFAHSAMDGFALRADQIARASGESPVELDVIAEVAAGDVFEGEIGEGQCVRIMTGAPLPEDADCVVKYEVVGVVSGEGKPGGRVSFSAPAKVRSNVREAGEEARAGEVVVRVGEVVGSAGVGFLAGCGVTSVPVHRRPRVAIVSIGSELVEADQVPSRGKIRNSNAHALAACASAAGAVAVRLPIVEDSLEALQAQIKRCASEYDFVVTSGGASNGDFDFIKPAIQGAGELLMATVNMRPGKAQAFGLVDGTPVFGLPGNPAAAYLGFEMLIRPALRKMQGFSNFERPRVRARLASDFKKKDPRRIFLRSTLTKAEDGSYVVAPAKNQSSGLFGVIQRSNCFAIMPEGLESREAGSLVECVLLDVSEDVAI, translated from the coding sequence ATTCCCGAGATGATCTCACTTGAAGAGGCCCGCCAGCTGGTTCTTTCCAAAGTGCGGCCGCTTCCGATCGAATCCGTGCCCTTGCACGATGCGGTCGGCCGCCCCGCCGCCGCCAACCTTGCCAGCGATATTGACATCTCCCCGTTCGCGCACAGCGCCATGGACGGCTTCGCGTTGCGAGCCGACCAGATCGCCCGTGCGTCCGGGGAGTCTCCGGTCGAGCTGGACGTCATCGCCGAGGTCGCTGCGGGCGATGTGTTCGAGGGCGAGATCGGGGAAGGGCAGTGCGTGCGCATCATGACGGGCGCCCCGCTTCCCGAGGACGCCGATTGCGTAGTGAAATACGAGGTCGTAGGCGTAGTGAGCGGAGAGGGGAAGCCGGGTGGCCGCGTGTCGTTCTCGGCTCCCGCCAAGGTGCGGTCCAATGTGAGGGAGGCCGGCGAGGAGGCCAGGGCCGGCGAAGTCGTAGTGCGCGTCGGCGAGGTCGTCGGCAGCGCCGGCGTGGGGTTTCTGGCAGGTTGCGGCGTGACGTCGGTGCCGGTTCATCGCAGGCCCCGCGTCGCCATCGTCTCGATCGGGTCAGAGCTGGTCGAGGCCGATCAGGTTCCCTCGCGCGGCAAGATCCGCAACTCCAACGCCCATGCGCTTGCGGCCTGCGCCTCTGCGGCGGGCGCCGTCGCCGTCCGGCTTCCCATCGTCGAGGACTCGCTCGAGGCCCTGCAAGCCCAGATCAAGCGCTGCGCCTCCGAATACGATTTCGTGGTGACCAGCGGCGGGGCGTCGAACGGCGATTTCGATTTCATCAAGCCCGCCATCCAGGGCGCAGGGGAGCTTCTGATGGCCACCGTGAACATGCGCCCGGGAAAGGCCCAGGCGTTCGGGCTGGTGGACGGCACGCCGGTGTTCGGCCTTCCGGGGAACCCGGCCGCTGCTTATCTGGGTTTCGAAATGCTGATCAGGCCCGCTCTTAGGAAGATGCAGGGTTTCTCGAACTTCGAGCGCCCGCGCGTGAGGGCCCGTTTGGCAAGCGATTTCAAGAAGAAGGACCCGCGCCGCATCTTCCTGCGCTCCACGCTGACCAAGGCGGAGGACGGATCGTACGTTGTCGCCCCGGCGAAGAACCAGAGCTCGGGGCTGTTCGGCGTCATCCAGCGCAGCAATTGCTTCGCCATCATGCCCGAGGGGCTGGAATCGCGCGAAGCGGGGTCGCTGGTCGAGTGCGTCCTGCTCGACGTGAGCGAAGACGTGGCCATTTAG
- a CDS encoding uracil-DNA glycosylase yields MADSRTLDDVRADVAACRRCPLCDGRTNTVFGNGDPHARVLVVGEAPGKNEDKQGEPFVGAAGRNLSEFLEIAGLKREEIFIANVLKCRPPDNRDPRPDEICACAPFLREQTRLIDPEVIVTLGNFATKFILKTERGITSLHGQTFMAGRFKVFPMFHPAAAIYDRTKRPLIEEDFARLGEVLRAGGASASAEGAAPVDAR; encoded by the coding sequence ATGGCGGATTCCCGTACTTTGGATGATGTGAGGGCCGATGTCGCGGCCTGTCGCCGCTGCCCTCTGTGCGACGGGCGGACCAACACCGTGTTCGGCAACGGAGACCCGCATGCGCGCGTCTTGGTGGTCGGTGAAGCCCCGGGTAAGAACGAGGACAAGCAGGGCGAGCCGTTCGTGGGCGCCGCAGGGCGCAACCTGTCCGAGTTCCTGGAGATTGCGGGGCTCAAGCGCGAGGAGATATTCATTGCCAACGTGCTGAAGTGCCGCCCGCCCGACAACCGCGACCCGCGCCCCGACGAGATCTGCGCCTGCGCCCCGTTCCTGCGCGAACAGACGCGCCTGATCGACCCCGAGGTGATCGTGACTCTGGGCAATTTCGCCACCAAGTTCATCCTGAAAACCGAGCGCGGCATCACCAGCCTGCACGGGCAGACGTTCATGGCGGGCAGGTTCAAGGTGTTTCCCATGTTCCATCCCGCAGCGGCGATCTACGATCGCACCAAGCGCCCCCTGATCGAGGAGGATTTCGCGCGCCTTGGCGAGGTTCTGCGCGCGGGCGGTGCGAGCGCGTCGGCAGAGGGCGCGGCGCCCGTGGACGCCCGATGA